In Bos taurus isolate L1 Dominette 01449 registration number 42190680 breed Hereford chromosome 9, ARS-UCD2.0, whole genome shotgun sequence, a single genomic region encodes these proteins:
- the LOC784866 gene encoding gametogenetin isoform X5, giving the protein MFAAAAAASSSLATWQRQQQRRFLPQRRPHSSGGGGGGGAPSPHTQTRRAAAAGGAAWALLPPPPQEHPAKGDRGEALALSSVLLLVLPPLPPPPGITRAPRSPAAALVAMMMMSRTQPLGEGRRGCVCVSVWGEGRAKSSWGRGHGGKGRERGGHPSGTPTRGAEKVFSPPAPGHAARAEAAGEPGPRWARGVDDSAGGIGRSRGDRARLADRHFTSCREGGGSRGNGLLQEIHMSFVMSLMKVPQHDVPQLHSNPCFQ; this is encoded by the exons ATGtttgccgccgccgccgccgcctcctcttCACTAGCGACCTGGCAacggcagcagcagcggcggttCCTTCCGCAGCGGCGGCCCcacagcagcggcggcggcggcggcggcggcgcccccTCCCCTCACACTCAGACACGGCGAGCCgcggcggcgggcggggcggCGTGGGCACTGCTGCCGCCGCCTCCTCAGGAGCACCCGGCGAAGGGCGACAGGGGAGAAGCCCTCGCGCTTTCGTcggtgctgctgctggtgctaccGCCACTGCCGCCGCCGCCGGGAATTACACGGGCTCCTCGGTCCCCGGCTGCAGCTCTTGTTGCCATGATGATGATGTCACGGACGCAAccactgggggaggggagaaggggttgtgtgtgtgtgagcgtgtgggGCGAAGGGAGGGCCAAGAGTAGTTGGGGGAGGGGACACGGCGGGAAAGGGAGGGAGCGGGGCGGGCACCCGAGCGGGACACCCACGCGGGGGGCCGAGAAGGTGttttctccccccgcccccgggcACGCCGCGAGGGCGGAGGCTGCAGGAGAGCCGGGCCCGCGCTGGGCACGGGGAGTCGATGACTCGGCCG GCGGGATTGGCCGGAGCCGCGGCGATCGCGCTCGCCTCGCCGACCGCCATTTCACATCCTGCAGAGAAGGCGGGGGCAGCCGCGGAAACGGCCTTTTACAAG AGATCCACATGTCCTTTGTGATGAGTCTGATGAAGGTCCCACAGCACGATGTACCACAACTTCACTCCAATCCATGTTTCCAGTAG
- the LOC784866 gene encoding collagen alpha-1(III) chain isoform X3, with amino-acid sequence MFAAAAAASSSLATWQRQQQRRFLPQRRPHSSGGGGGGGAPSPHTQTRRAAAAGGAAWALLPPPPQEHPAKGDRGEALALSSVLLLVLPPLPPPPGITRAPRSPAAALVAMMMMSRTQPLGEGRRGCVCVSVWGEGRAKSSWGRGHGGKGRERGGHPSGTPTRGAEKVFSPPAPGHAARAEAAGEPGPRWARGVDDSAGGHGHLGRDWPEPRRSRSPRRPPFHILQRRRGQPRKRPFTRDPHVLCDESDEGPTARCTTTSLQSMFPVDEEGSTVCPVLS; translated from the exons ATGtttgccgccgccgccgccgcctcctcttCACTAGCGACCTGGCAacggcagcagcagcggcggttCCTTCCGCAGCGGCGGCCCcacagcagcggcggcggcggcggcggcggcgcccccTCCCCTCACACTCAGACACGGCGAGCCgcggcggcgggcggggcggCGTGGGCACTGCTGCCGCCGCCTCCTCAGGAGCACCCGGCGAAGGGCGACAGGGGAGAAGCCCTCGCGCTTTCGTcggtgctgctgctggtgctaccGCCACTGCCGCCGCCGCCGGGAATTACACGGGCTCCTCGGTCCCCGGCTGCAGCTCTTGTTGCCATGATGATGATGTCACGGACGCAAccactgggggaggggagaaggggttgtgtgtgtgtgagcgtgtgggGCGAAGGGAGGGCCAAGAGTAGTTGGGGGAGGGGACACGGCGGGAAAGGGAGGGAGCGGGGCGGGCACCCGAGCGGGACACCCACGCGGGGGGCCGAGAAGGTGttttctccccccgcccccgggcACGCCGCGAGGGCGGAGGCTGCAGGAGAGCCGGGCCCGCGCTGGGCACGGGGAGTCGATGACTCGGCCGGTGGGCACGGCCACCTGGG GCGGGATTGGCCGGAGCCGCGGCGATCGCGCTCGCCTCGCCGACCGCCATTTCACATCCTGCAGAGAAGGCGGGGGCAGCCGCGGAAACGGCCTTTTACAAG AGATCCACATGTCCTTTGTGATGAGTCTGATGAAGGTCCCACAGCACGATGTACCACAACTTCACTCCAATCCATGTTTCCAGTAGATGAAGAGGGTTCTACAGTGTGTCCTGTACTGAGCTAA